Proteins encoded within one genomic window of Gammaproteobacteria bacterium:
- the infC gene encoding translation initiation factor IF-3 gives MKGARRGQVQKKNLHQINGEITASEVRLTDASGTPVGIVTLREAIASAEEANLDLVEISPNAEPPVCRVMDYGKYIFEKSKKDKEQRQKNKQIQLKEIKFRPGTDEGDYQVKLRNLNRFIEDGNKVKVTLRFRGREMAHQGLGTKLLNRIKADLAELTNVESFPSMEGRQMVMVLAPKKK, from the coding sequence ATTAAAGGCGCAAGAAGAGGACAAGTGCAAAAAAAGAATTTGCACCAAATAAACGGTGAAATCACCGCAAGTGAAGTTCGTTTAACTGATGCTTCAGGAACACCTGTTGGTATTGTTACACTTCGCGAAGCTATCGCTTCTGCTGAAGAAGCTAATTTGGATTTAGTTGAAATTAGTCCAAATGCCGAGCCTCCTGTCTGTCGTGTAATGGACTATGGTAAATATATTTTCGAGAAATCGAAAAAAGACAAAGAACAGCGTCAAAAAAATAAGCAGATCCAGTTAAAGGAAATAAAATTCCGCCCTGGAACTGACGAAGGCGATTATCAGGTAAAACTACGCAACCTGAATCGCTTTATCGAAGACGGCAACAAAGTGAAAGTTACACTTCGTTTCCGTGGTCGTGAGATGGCACACCAAGGTTTGGGCACTAAGCTATTGAATCGTATTAAAGCTGATTTAGCTGAACTGACCAACGTGGAGTCTTTTCCTTCAATGGAAGGTCGCCAAATGGTGATGGTACTTGCACCGAAAAAGAAGTAG
- a CDS encoding Nif3-like dinuclear metal center hexameric protein, protein MTVTRSQLLAYLDQTLAPSKIKDYCPNGLQVEGTDSITKIVTGVTASQALVDAAVAAGADALLVHHGYFWKGESPVITSLKRNRIKALLDADINLIAYHLPLDIHPTLGNNAQLAKLFGIENTTGLEAGNPQSVAVKGNLITPTTVAEFGQVIEQQLGRTPLIEGANDKLIKTVAWCSGGGQSFIEMAGEQGIDAFVSGEVSEQTIHLAREYDIAFFAAGHHATERYGIKALGQHLAKQFSVEVEFIDIANPA, encoded by the coding sequence ATGACTGTTACCCGAAGCCAATTATTGGCTTACTTAGACCAAACCCTTGCCCCTTCAAAAATAAAAGACTATTGCCCTAATGGTCTGCAGGTTGAAGGTACTGACAGTATTACCAAAATTGTTACTGGTGTAACCGCCTCACAAGCCTTAGTTGATGCCGCTGTCGCTGCTGGCGCAGATGCTTTATTGGTTCATCATGGCTATTTCTGGAAGGGCGAATCACCCGTTATTACCTCGCTTAAACGCAATCGTATTAAAGCCTTGCTTGATGCCGACATCAACCTTATCGCTTATCACTTACCGTTAGATATTCACCCGACCTTGGGCAATAATGCGCAATTGGCTAAATTGTTTGGCATTGAAAATACTACGGGCTTAGAGGCCGGTAATCCACAAAGTGTCGCGGTAAAAGGTAACTTAATAACGCCAACGACCGTAGCCGAGTTTGGTCAAGTGATTGAGCAGCAACTTGGTCGGACACCACTGATTGAAGGTGCTAACGATAAATTGATCAAAACGGTTGCTTGGTGCAGTGGCGGTGGCCAAAGTTTTATTGAAATGGCTGGAGAGCAGGGCATTGATGCCTTTGTTAGTGGTGAAGTGTCAGAGCAAACGATTCATTTAGCGCGTGAATATGACATTGCTTTTTTTGCCGCCGGTCACCACGCCACTGAGCGTTATGGAATCAAAGCCTTGGGGCAACATTTAGCCAAACAATTTTCAGTTGAGGTTGAATTTATTGACATTGCCAACCCGGCTTAA
- the rplT gene encoding 50S ribosomal protein L20: MPRVKRGVTARASHKKVLKQAKGYYGARSRVYRVAFQAVTKAGQYAYRDRRQRKRQFRQLWIARINAASRQNGLSYSRFINGLKKASIEIDRKILADIAVFDKYAFSVLVEKAKAAI; the protein is encoded by the coding sequence ATGCCTAGAGTAAAACGTGGTGTAACGGCTCGCGCGAGCCACAAGAAAGTATTAAAGCAAGCTAAAGGTTATTACGGCGCACGTTCACGTGTTTATCGTGTAGCGTTCCAAGCTGTAACTAAAGCTGGTCAATATGCTTACCGTGACCGTCGTCAGCGTAAACGTCAATTCCGTCAACTTTGGATTGCTCGTATTAATGCTGCATCTCGCCAGAATGGTCTATCTTACAGCCGTTTCATCAACGGTCTTAAGAAAGCATCTATCGAGATCGATCGTAAGATCCTAGCTGATATCGCTGTATTCGATAAGTACGCATTTAGCGTTCTTGTTGAGAAAGCGAAAGCTGCTATTTAA
- the rpmI gene encoding 50S ribosomal protein L35 → MPKMKSNKGAAKRFKKTGSGGFKFKHNHLRHILTKKSTKRKRQLRAKGMIHKVDVPSINRMLPFA, encoded by the coding sequence ATGCCTAAGATGAAAAGCAACAAAGGCGCTGCAAAACGTTTCAAAAAAACGGGTTCTGGCGGCTTCAAGTTCAAACATAACCACCTTCGTCATATTTTGACTAAGAAAAGCACTAAGCGTAAGCGTCAATTGCGTGCTAAAGGTATGATCCATAAAGTGGACGTTCCTTCTATCAACCGCATGTTACCTTTCGCATAG